The Spirochaetales bacterium genome includes a window with the following:
- a CDS encoding glycosyl hydrolase codes for MKRRLLLQSIVYIIICFSGLDTLRAESASWTSSTNTNRWVVNTDQTFTSYDNTTANLIEINPDTMYQVIDGWGGCFNELGWTALSVLGGAERTSVLKALFDPETGCKFNLCRMPVGANDYALDYYSFNDNSGDYDMSEFSIERDLGCLIPYIKAAMAVRPDLKIWGSPWTPPAWMKTNGVYNGGRLTWNTQTLDAYALYFSKYVRAYRSQGIDVYAIHVQNEPIYSTRYPSCEWSATEFRDFIRDYLGPRLRQDNLDCEIWVGTIPDSGTVNSYADTVLKDSAARGFVAGVGYQYGGKNAIQWTHETYPAMKLMQTENECGNHENDWAYAEQTFGLMKHYFDRWANAYMIWNPVLDETGLSSWDWAQCSMISIDKNSRAVTYNPEFHLYKHFSYFIETGACRIGSGGSFGDHLAFRNPDGEIIIVIANRSDQSKTVTVKNGSLMIKPAIAARSFNTFVIGGSGPAPTAGEFSPGDVNHDRSINIVDALLVARYYVGLNPGGFYSGEGDVNCNGSVDITDALLIARYYVGLITEFC; via the coding sequence ATGAAACGACGTTTATTGCTGCAATCAATCGTTTATATCATCATCTGCTTTTCCGGCCTTGATACGCTGCGGGCGGAATCGGCATCATGGACAAGTTCCACCAATACAAACCGCTGGGTCGTCAATACGGATCAGACCTTTACTTCATACGACAATACCACGGCCAATCTGATAGAGATTAATCCTGATACAATGTATCAGGTTATCGACGGCTGGGGCGGCTGTTTCAACGAACTGGGATGGACCGCGTTGTCCGTATTGGGCGGGGCTGAGCGTACGTCGGTACTAAAGGCATTGTTCGATCCCGAGACCGGATGCAAATTCAACCTGTGCAGGATGCCTGTCGGTGCAAATGATTATGCGCTCGATTATTATTCATTCAATGACAACTCCGGTGATTACGACATGTCGGAGTTCAGCATCGAACGGGATCTGGGCTGTTTGATCCCCTATATAAAGGCGGCAATGGCTGTCCGCCCGGATCTGAAAATATGGGGATCGCCCTGGACCCCGCCCGCCTGGATGAAAACCAATGGCGTGTATAACGGAGGAAGACTCACCTGGAATACGCAAACCCTCGATGCCTATGCCTTATACTTTTCGAAATACGTCCGGGCATACCGGAGCCAGGGAATCGACGTCTACGCAATACATGTGCAGAATGAACCGATTTACAGTACGCGATACCCCTCATGCGAATGGAGCGCAACAGAGTTCAGGGACTTTATCAGGGATTACCTCGGTCCCCGTTTACGACAGGATAACCTGGATTGTGAAATCTGGGTTGGCACGATCCCCGATTCGGGCACGGTCAACTCCTATGCGGATACGGTCCTGAAAGACAGTGCCGCACGCGGGTTCGTCGCCGGTGTCGGCTACCAGTACGGTGGCAAAAACGCCATCCAATGGACCCACGAAACATATCCCGCCATGAAACTGATGCAGACGGAAAACGAATGCGGCAATCACGAAAACGACTGGGCGTACGCCGAACAAACCTTCGGATTAATGAAGCATTATTTCGACCGCTGGGCAAATGCATACATGATATGGAACCCCGTGCTGGATGAAACGGGCTTGAGCAGCTGGGACTGGGCGCAGTGTTCCATGATCTCCATCGATAAAAACTCGCGCGCCGTCACTTATAATCCCGAATTCCATCTTTACAAACACTTCAGTTATTTCATAGAGACCGGCGCGTGCCGCATCGGTTCAGGCGGAAGTTTCGGCGATCACCTCGCATTCAGGAATCCGGACGGGGAGATCATTATCGTTATCGCAAACAGGAGCGATCAATCAAAGACCGTGACCGTCAAAAACGGCTCTTTGATGATCAAGCCCGCTATTGCCGCACGGTCCTTCAATACCTTCGTCATTGGCGGAAGCGGACCGGCGCCGACTGCGGGGGAATTTTCACCCGGCGATGTCAATCACGACCGTTCCATTAATATCGTCGATGCATTGCTCGTTGCCCGGTATTATGTGGGCTTGAATCCCGGCGGTTTTTACTCCGGCGAAGGGGATGTGAACTGCAACGGCAGTGTCGATATTACGGACGCACTTCTGATCGCACGGTATTACGTCGGGTTGATAACGGAGTTTTGTTAA